In Pleurocapsa sp. PCC 7319, the following are encoded in one genomic region:
- a CDS encoding alpha/beta hydrolase, with amino-acid sequence MYVVTNRNLQPSQSPEKRFGKRFNEVDPSELRLAEVNKVDGSWRVEILPDRDIYEGEEMVASEAAFLKTQKRMCDRSTNCLVFCHGFNTNFEGALEIAFRIQEIYQDLEVVLFTWPSDGDGPTSYRSDKREASQSVYALDRFFEKLADYLKKYRDRDCGQKISFAMHSMGAYLLEHLLESPIYEGETLLFDNIVMIAADVNNPDHVTWVDRIKFRNRLFITINEDDFALAFSELKGGDEQESRLGNSVRNLNSRNATYLDFTDAKSIRNAHNYFTKDEPLENAKVKEIFQTAFSGGRAEQGLSFDIGTGAYRVT; translated from the coding sequence ATGTATGTTGTTACCAACAGAAATTTACAACCGTCTCAATCTCCTGAAAAACGTTTTGGTAAAAGATTTAATGAAGTCGATCCCAGCGAGCTAAGATTAGCAGAAGTAAACAAAGTAGACGGTTCATGGCGAGTAGAAATATTGCCAGATCGAGATATCTACGAGGGAGAAGAAATGGTGGCTAGTGAAGCCGCATTTCTCAAAACCCAAAAGCGAATGTGCGATCGCTCAACTAATTGTCTTGTCTTTTGTCATGGTTTTAATACCAATTTTGAAGGAGCTTTAGAGATAGCTTTTAGAATACAAGAGATTTACCAAGATTTAGAAGTAGTGCTGTTTACTTGGCCATCAGATGGTGATGGTCCAACAAGTTATCGGAGCGATAAACGAGAAGCTTCCCAGTCAGTTTATGCCCTTGATCGCTTTTTTGAGAAACTTGCCGACTATCTCAAAAAATATAGAGACAGAGACTGTGGGCAAAAAATTAGCTTTGCTATGCACAGTATGGGAGCTTATTTACTGGAGCATTTACTAGAATCCCCTATTTATGAAGGAGAAACATTATTATTCGATAACATCGTCATGATCGCTGCGGATGTCAACAATCCAGATCATGTAACCTGGGTAGATCGAATCAAGTTTCGCAATCGTCTGTTCATCACTATCAATGAAGATGATTTTGCCTTAGCTTTTTCAGAGTTGAAAGGAGGCGATGAACAAGAGTCCCGATTGGGAAACAGCGTACGCAATCTTAATTCCAGAAATGCTACTTATCTAGATTTCACAGACGCGAAATCTATTCGCAATGCTCATAATTATTTCACCAAAGATGAACCTCTAGAGAATGCTAAGGTGAAGGAAATTTTTCAAACTGCTTTCAGTGGTGGGAGAGCCGAGCAAGGATTGAGTTTTGATATAGGGACTGGTGCATATCGGGTAACATGA